The Solibacillus daqui genome has a segment encoding these proteins:
- a CDS encoding FAD-binding protein, whose product MEWNEQFDVVVVGSGAGGIVAAITAANKGLKTLLIEKGTSWGGSSALSGGGLWIPNNHVSKKVGLQDSEEEALLYMDTVITHDGPGATRERKIAYVQNGHKMVQYLEDLGMKWVAGSQYPDYYPEQPGGKIGRSIEGAIFDAKKIGALERTLRAGEIDPPIPLYSGKVASLPKAFTNAKDFGTVIGMFATGFKHKLKGERAISIGAGLVAGLLKIALEQGVKLRLATPLKDLIFEDNQVVGVEIEHNEETSYIQAKAVILASGGFERNPELRKKYHNIGTDWTSASPDNTGDILLIAQKYGFDTDLLDDAWWGPATLDHNGARKFLVYERSMPHSIIVDQTGQRYFNESQSYTDAGHAILERQLETGKAIPSWLIMESRHRNKYIFGDMLPRMTPKEAIEKGYIKKAETIEELAEICGVELEGLQLTIARFNDFAERGIDEEFGRGNSAYDNYYGDPNYKNPNLGKLEKPPYYAVKIFPGDLGTKGGIVTNEHGQALKNGQIVEGLYATGNCSASVMGRVYAGPGSTLGPTTVFGYISANHIHNHLAVPQAALVKK is encoded by the coding sequence GTGGAATGGAATGAACAATTTGATGTTGTCGTAGTGGGTTCAGGAGCTGGAGGAATCGTTGCTGCGATTACAGCTGCCAACAAAGGATTAAAGACGCTATTAATTGAAAAAGGAACATCTTGGGGCGGTTCATCAGCACTTTCTGGTGGTGGGCTCTGGATCCCGAATAATCATGTTTCAAAAAAGGTCGGCTTACAAGATAGTGAAGAAGAGGCACTATTGTATATGGATACTGTGATTACGCATGATGGACCAGGGGCAACACGTGAACGTAAAATTGCATACGTTCAAAATGGGCATAAAATGGTGCAGTATTTGGAGGACTTAGGGATGAAATGGGTTGCAGGTTCGCAGTATCCTGATTATTATCCAGAGCAACCAGGTGGCAAAATTGGTCGTTCAATTGAAGGTGCCATATTCGATGCGAAAAAAATAGGTGCTTTAGAACGGACACTGCGAGCAGGCGAAATTGATCCACCAATTCCGCTGTATTCAGGAAAAGTTGCCTCGTTACCAAAGGCGTTTACGAATGCGAAAGATTTCGGCACGGTTATTGGTATGTTTGCAACGGGTTTTAAGCATAAATTAAAGGGCGAGCGTGCGATTTCAATTGGTGCCGGCTTAGTAGCAGGTTTATTAAAAATAGCGTTAGAGCAAGGGGTTAAATTACGATTAGCTACTCCATTAAAAGATTTAATTTTTGAAGATAATCAAGTCGTAGGTGTAGAGATTGAGCACAATGAAGAAACTAGCTATATTCAGGCGAAGGCCGTCATTTTAGCGAGCGGTGGTTTTGAGCGCAACCCTGAGTTACGAAAAAAGTATCATAATATTGGAACAGACTGGACTTCTGCAAGTCCAGATAATACGGGGGATATTTTGCTTATTGCACAAAAATATGGTTTTGATACAGATTTGTTAGATGATGCATGGTGGGGCCCTGCAACGCTTGACCATAACGGTGCGAGGAAGTTTTTAGTTTATGAACGTTCAATGCCACATAGTATCATTGTGGATCAGACAGGACAGCGCTACTTCAATGAATCACAAAGTTACACAGATGCCGGGCATGCCATTTTAGAGCGTCAACTGGAAACTGGGAAAGCAATTCCTTCTTGGCTCATTATGGAAAGCCGTCATCGCAATAAATATATTTTCGGCGATATGCTACCACGTATGACACCGAAAGAGGCGATTGAAAAAGGCTATATTAAAAAGGCAGAAACAATTGAAGAATTAGCGGAAATTTGTGGGGTTGAGTTGGAAGGGCTTCAACTGACAATCGCTCGCTTTAATGATTTTGCTGAAAGAGGGATTGACGAAGAATTTGGACGTGGTAATTCAGCGTATGATAACTATTACGGTGATCCGAACTACAAAAATCCAAATTTAGGAAAGCTTGAAAAGCCACCATATTATGCGGTCAAGATTTTCCCAGGTGATTTAGGCACAAAAGGTGGAATCGTGACAAATGAACATGGGCAAGCATTGAAAAATGGTCAAATTGTAGAAGGTCTATATGCTACAGGTAACTGTTCAGCTTCAGTTATGGGGCGTGTATATGCTGGACCAGGTTCGACATTAGGACCGACGACAGTATTTGGGTATATTTCGGCAAATCATATTCATAATCATTTAGCAGTGCCACAAGCTGCATTGGTGAAAAAATAA
- a CDS encoding DNA polymerase IV, with the protein MAGRVIFHIDMNSFYASVEQAHDPSLKGKPVAVAGNEKERRGIIVTSSYEARAKGIYTTMNVGEAKRKCPDIILLPPDFAKYRVASAAMFAILRSYTHLVEPVSIDEGYLDVTESAKKKHPMQLAEEIQQRIFHELDLPCSIGIAPNKFLAKTASNMKKPRGITVLRKRQITELLWPLPVLEMHGVGESTSKKLQALGIYTIGDLANAQERVLQKEFGKNGVRLHKRANGEDGREVDPNAIFDTKSVGNSTTLPRDETEYYILKETFEKLSRSVAERLKVKYLAGTTVSIQIRNFEWQNQTRSKSLKTALQHADEIFEIAWSLFLEHWDETPVHLIGITVSNVVDQADLTKQLNLFNFEQHIKDEPIVTLVDNMEKKFGKGVIQRGVRVKKKSYASNTSFSKDFLEDHHQK; encoded by the coding sequence ATGGCAGGACGAGTTATTTTTCATATTGATATGAATAGCTTTTATGCTTCAGTGGAGCAAGCACATGACCCGTCGCTGAAAGGGAAGCCAGTAGCAGTAGCTGGCAATGAAAAAGAGAGGCGAGGCATTATTGTGACGAGTTCGTATGAAGCACGTGCTAAAGGCATATATACGACGATGAATGTAGGAGAAGCAAAACGAAAATGTCCAGACATTATTCTATTACCACCAGATTTTGCGAAATACCGAGTGGCGAGTGCGGCAATGTTTGCGATTTTACGTAGCTACACGCATTTAGTAGAACCAGTTTCAATTGATGAAGGTTACTTAGACGTAACAGAAAGCGCGAAAAAAAAGCACCCTATGCAACTTGCTGAGGAAATTCAACAACGAATATTTCATGAGCTCGATTTACCGTGTTCAATTGGAATTGCACCGAATAAATTTTTAGCAAAAACAGCATCAAATATGAAAAAACCAAGAGGAATTACAGTACTTAGAAAGCGTCAAATTACTGAACTTTTATGGCCGCTACCTGTATTAGAAATGCATGGGGTTGGGGAAAGCACGTCAAAAAAATTACAAGCACTCGGTATTTATACAATAGGTGACTTGGCAAATGCACAGGAACGAGTATTACAAAAAGAATTCGGAAAAAACGGTGTACGGCTGCATAAACGCGCAAATGGAGAAGATGGGCGTGAAGTAGATCCCAACGCAATTTTTGATACAAAAAGTGTCGGAAACTCCACAACTTTACCACGTGATGAAACGGAATATTATATTTTAAAAGAAACATTTGAAAAACTTAGTCGTAGTGTTGCGGAACGTTTGAAAGTAAAATATTTAGCAGGTACTACCGTAAGCATTCAAATTCGTAATTTTGAATGGCAAAACCAAACTCGTAGTAAATCGTTAAAAACGGCTTTACAGCACGCGGATGAAATTTTTGAAATCGCATGGAGTCTATTTTTAGAGCACTGGGATGAAACGCCGGTGCATTTAATAGGGATTACAGTTTCTAATGTTGTGGATCAGGCGGATTTAACAAAGCAGCTAAATTTATTTAATTTTGAACAACATATTAAAGATGAGCCAATTGTGACATTAGTAGATAATATGGAGAAAAAGTTTGGTAAAGGGGTAATTCAGCGCGGCGTTCGTGTTAAAAAGAAAAGCTATGCGTCAAATACAAGCTTTAGTAAAGATTTTTTAGAAGATCATCATCAAAAATGA
- a CDS encoding MFS transporter: MKIHPLRILRIIGVLDGLSLITLLFISMPLKYFADLPLFVTVNGSVHGGIFMLYVLAIAIVQLRIQWGVSWSLLSVLAAFIPFGNFVLDVKLRKMEKTMRVKPFPTHWLVYAIIFFSFFDLFVQLPIMSTYALSVGATTFIAGIVVGLYSFMNTFGNIFSGVFTDKIGAIRILVFGLFTSSISLFCYQFVDSPEILLFVRCIHGFSSGFITPAAFTLLANIRRADEQGSGSAVTGAFVGIAAIIGPATGGILASKISVPNVLSFVAVYGIILLIGLFLLLRKISLPMRVKKRVNEKLKWNLGIMKAYGGAFFLMFSQGVLAYLLPIHIQNLGYSSRMSGTLLSVFGIVAVLIFILPTNRIFDFVNAQITLLIGVVLLGIAQIGIGFAEDILWLYGTLAMYGVGFAFLFPSINAVLIEATTEKTRGKAYGYFYAFFSIGVVAGSAILGTLNLVGKPGFLFTGAVLFIFSLFVLVTLIATKVPLLKART, encoded by the coding sequence ATGAAGATTCATCCGCTACGAATTTTACGCATAATAGGTGTACTTGATGGACTCTCACTTATTACATTATTATTTATATCAATGCCCTTAAAATATTTTGCTGATTTACCGTTATTTGTTACAGTGAACGGAAGTGTTCATGGTGGCATATTCATGTTGTATGTTTTGGCAATTGCAATTGTACAACTGCGTATTCAGTGGGGAGTTAGCTGGTCGTTACTTTCCGTTTTAGCTGCCTTTATTCCATTTGGCAATTTTGTTTTAGATGTTAAGCTAAGAAAAATGGAAAAAACAATGCGTGTCAAACCATTTCCTACACACTGGTTAGTTTATGCGATAATATTCTTTTCGTTTTTTGATTTATTTGTTCAATTACCGATTATGAGTACATATGCGTTGTCTGTTGGTGCGACAACATTTATTGCAGGTATAGTTGTTGGGTTGTATTCGTTTATGAATACGTTTGGCAATATTTTTTCAGGTGTATTTACGGATAAAATTGGGGCGATTCGTATTTTAGTTTTTGGCTTATTTACTTCATCAATTTCCCTTTTTTGCTACCAATTTGTTGATAGTCCTGAAATATTGTTATTTGTCCGTTGTATTCACGGCTTTAGTAGTGGCTTTATTACACCCGCTGCGTTTACATTACTTGCCAATATTCGACGTGCAGATGAGCAAGGAAGTGGTAGTGCTGTTACAGGGGCATTTGTGGGCATCGCCGCAATTATTGGTCCGGCTACAGGCGGCATTTTAGCAAGTAAAATTTCAGTTCCGAATGTTTTAAGCTTTGTGGCAGTTTATGGCATCATTTTATTAATAGGTTTGTTCTTGCTTTTACGTAAAATTTCGTTGCCAATGCGTGTAAAGAAACGAGTTAATGAAAAGCTGAAATGGAATTTAGGTATTATGAAAGCTTATGGTGGGGCATTTTTCTTAATGTTTTCGCAAGGTGTTCTGGCATATTTACTGCCCATTCATATTCAAAATTTAGGATATAGTTCACGAATGTCCGGCACATTATTAAGTGTTTTTGGTATTGTGGCTGTGTTAATATTCATTTTGCCAACAAATCGAATTTTTGATTTTGTCAATGCACAAATCACATTGTTAATAGGTGTAGTGCTTTTAGGGATTGCTCAAATTGGCATCGGATTCGCTGAAGACATATTGTGGTTATATGGGACGTTAGCAATGTATGGGGTAGGCTTTGCATTTTTATTTCCATCGATTAATGCTGTTTTAATTGAGGCTACAACTGAAAAAACGCGTGGAAAAGCATATGGCTATTTTTATGCATTCTTTTCAATAGGTGTGGTTGCTGGATCTGCCATATTAGGGACGCTCAATTTGGTTGGAAAGCCAGGTTTTCTTTTTACCGGAGCAGTGTTATTTATTTTTAGTTTGTTTGTATTGGTTACATTAATTGCAACCAAAGTACCGTTATTAAAAGCACGTACATAA